One window of the Haloarcula halobia genome contains the following:
- a CDS encoding winged helix-turn-helix domain-containing protein has protein sequence MTDSDLATVLTLLDDEHVRSILAATSERPMSANELGEHCGLSTTSIYRRLDRLRDADLVAEQTRPRSDGHHEAVYVSRLNRFELAVRNGSLSWEIDRQQADIADQLTELWGRF, from the coding sequence ATGACCGATTCGGACCTCGCAACCGTCCTCACTCTCCTCGATGACGAGCACGTCCGGTCGATACTGGCCGCCACGAGCGAGCGTCCGATGTCGGCCAACGAACTCGGCGAGCACTGTGGCCTGTCGACGACGTCTATCTATCGACGACTCGACCGACTACGCGATGCAGATCTCGTGGCGGAACAGACGCGTCCGCGCTCAGACGGTCATCATGAGGCTGTGTACGTCTCCCGGCTCAACCGCTTCGAACTCGCTGTCCGGAATGGCTCTCTATCGTGGGAGATCGACCGACAGCAAGCCGACATCGCAGATCAATTGACCGAATTGTGGGGGCGGTTCTGA
- a CDS encoding NAD(P)/FAD-dependent oxidoreductase translates to MESASDDVAVIGGSVSGLAAADSLADVSKIGEVRVFERQEYDNKRVDCGEAINDSTLVPLEKTEANGFLNNVRGFQLRVYSGMNRRATETPLGTSDLRCEAGYICDRDVVERRWADSLSEDGVLFETGRSVSHSEYRDICDEYDYVVDATGQPSLTHKVHDRVPEYTGDMVALNATVEGDFSDYVEYPRIYFEGYVGYSWSFPKSRTHANVGIGWAGDQRPDDYMSAFEAAAKRNGFPVPDRSDVNIYTIPRGPSLDPTKTHHPESDVFLVGDAAGIANRYQGEGICQGIRSSYLLADLIAAGNEEEYSARLYDTMKSEYRLAHLMRGAWVEHEDPALLADVAEALEGLTIDDITRRPNVVIRRLLRSPSVATRLVANGGIIKRLFDAYTDSWEYTNA, encoded by the coding sequence ATGGAATCAGCTTCGGACGACGTCGCAGTGATTGGCGGTTCGGTTTCCGGACTTGCGGCCGCAGACAGTCTTGCTGATGTGAGCAAGATAGGCGAGGTTCGCGTATTCGAGCGACAAGAGTATGACAACAAGCGAGTCGATTGTGGGGAGGCAATCAATGATTCTACACTCGTACCGCTCGAGAAGACCGAAGCAAACGGTTTCCTGAACAACGTCCGTGGGTTCCAGCTTCGGGTGTACAGTGGCATGAATCGGCGTGCAACCGAGACGCCGTTGGGTACCTCGGATCTCCGATGTGAAGCGGGCTATATCTGTGATCGTGACGTCGTCGAACGTCGATGGGCAGACTCCCTGTCGGAGGACGGTGTGCTCTTCGAAACCGGTCGTTCGGTCTCACATTCAGAATACCGTGACATCTGTGATGAGTACGACTACGTCGTCGATGCGACGGGGCAACCCTCTCTCACACACAAGGTTCACGACCGAGTTCCGGAATACACGGGCGACATGGTCGCATTGAATGCGACTGTCGAGGGGGATTTCAGTGACTACGTCGAGTATCCCCGGATCTATTTCGAGGGGTACGTTGGCTACTCGTGGTCGTTTCCGAAGTCCAGGACCCATGCGAATGTCGGTATCGGCTGGGCGGGCGATCAGCGACCGGACGACTACATGAGTGCATTCGAAGCGGCGGCAAAACGCAATGGATTCCCCGTCCCGGACAGATCGGACGTGAATATTTACACAATTCCGCGTGGACCGAGCCTCGATCCAACGAAGACACATCACCCTGAATCAGACGTGTTCCTCGTCGGCGATGCGGCAGGTATAGCTAACCGGTATCAGGGCGAAGGCATCTGTCAGGGAATCCGGTCCTCGTATCTGCTGGCGGACTTGATCGCGGCCGGGAACGAAGAGGAGTATTCCGCACGGCTGTACGATACCATGAAATCGGAATACAGGTTGGCACACCTGATGCGGGGTGCGTGGGTCGAACACGAAGATCCAGCGTTACTGGCCGATGTCGCCGAAGCGCTTGAGGGTTTAACGATCGATGACATTACTCGACGGCCGAACGTCGTGATTCGACGACTCTTGAGGTCACCGAGTGTGGCCACCAGATTAGTGGCGAATGGGGGAATCATAAAGCGCCTCTTCGATGCCTACACCGATTCGTGGGAGTATACGAATGCCTGA
- a CDS encoding PAS domain S-box protein, producing MADTHSDPESRSEGTFYRQVFEGVSDAIFVYDPANGSIVDVNPAAAELTGYSVGTLRGRPVTQFTAGSPDHVETAVAELVEDAFSGDQTFQWFIERADGEIRTTEVSIHRTTIAGADRVLALMRDVTDEKRKQAELEATRDRLSLLTEASPDVFWMFSADWEQCLYINDAYETVWGRSTDSLTADPTDFLAGVNPDDRDIVRNAMERMSNGSRVTVEYRVNEGEGFGRWVWVEGVPIYDDDGELIRHAGFARDITERKQLAVELSEQTEALTALTDNVPVVLFEIDEDGRFTQLKGRQVTALDIDADRSIGRSIFDVFAGNDAICDAAREALDGNAVRETIDIGGLTLDAWFEPTHAENGTLEGVIGVAVDVTEREQYQTALQANEQALSDLYRRGSQSDLSSPERIEALLDVGRERLGLGYGFLTRIDDGTQHIVEALGTHEALQSGASAPLEEAYCRKTVVADGLVGVENAPSEGWEDDPAYQRFDLHCYLGGKIEVDGEVYGTVCFADSEPRDQPFSQFERTFVELLIQWLEFELQHEQQEAVLRTARDELSSVLSTSPLAIVELDTDAAVKRWNDAAETMFGVPESEAVGSTFPAVPSSMRETLTELFDRVLAGETLTGYELSQTRPDGTVRTLALNAAPIEATSGTYSGVVATFADITAQKRSESRIDALRRATRQLLAVTDETEVGTIAVETAAEALGYPVCAMWIYDDTDDVLRPLAETDTAREVVGPAPTVQRGEGLFWEAFTTGEIQRLDSSADRADIFNPETELHSEIIVPIGRYGVFAVSSTATDAFGDSDVDLLETLSDTLTAALNSVSDRRLLNRRREELERQNEQLDEFASVVAHDIRGPLTAARGFLELALETNDEQLFERVDQAHARMEQFINDLLTLARQGKSISDPEPTDFRTVVEAAGTAVPSSATLVIEGDLPTRPGDGSRLEQVFSNLFRNAVEHGGADVTITVGSLSDGAGVFIENDGEPIPRARQPHIFGFGYTDSPTGTGVGLAIVSEIVEAHGWTISVTDAEGGGPRFEILFGADGIPNPLAEPAE from the coding sequence ATGGCTGACACTCACTCAGACCCAGAGTCACGGAGTGAGGGGACTTTCTACAGACAGGTCTTCGAGGGGGTTTCCGACGCAATTTTCGTGTACGATCCGGCGAACGGCTCGATAGTCGATGTGAATCCGGCGGCCGCGGAGTTGACCGGGTACAGCGTCGGGACACTCAGAGGCCGGCCGGTCACGCAGTTCACGGCTGGGTCACCGGACCACGTCGAGACAGCAGTCGCCGAGCTCGTTGAGGATGCCTTTAGCGGCGACCAAACGTTCCAGTGGTTCATCGAACGTGCGGACGGTGAGATCCGCACAACCGAGGTATCCATACACCGGACGACCATCGCCGGAGCGGACAGAGTCCTCGCTCTCATGCGCGATGTGACTGACGAGAAACGAAAACAGGCCGAACTGGAAGCGACTCGTGACAGATTGTCGCTCCTCACGGAAGCAAGCCCCGACGTGTTCTGGATGTTTAGCGCCGATTGGGAACAGTGCTTGTACATCAACGACGCATACGAAACGGTCTGGGGGCGGTCTACCGATTCGCTCACAGCAGATCCCACCGACTTTCTCGCGGGAGTCAACCCTGACGATCGCGATATCGTCCGAAACGCGATGGAGAGGATGTCCAACGGCTCTCGCGTCACTGTCGAATACCGCGTCAACGAGGGCGAAGGGTTCGGGCGGTGGGTCTGGGTCGAAGGTGTCCCCATCTACGACGACGACGGTGAGCTGATACGCCACGCCGGATTTGCGAGAGACATCACTGAACGCAAACAGCTCGCGGTGGAACTCAGTGAACAGACGGAGGCGCTGACCGCGCTCACCGACAACGTTCCCGTGGTCCTGTTCGAAATCGATGAGGATGGGCGGTTTACCCAGCTGAAAGGCCGTCAAGTCACTGCACTCGATATCGATGCTGACCGGAGTATCGGGCGGTCAATTTTCGACGTGTTTGCAGGGAACGACGCGATATGTGACGCCGCGCGCGAGGCACTGGATGGGAATGCCGTGAGAGAGACGATAGACATCGGGGGTCTGACGCTCGACGCATGGTTCGAACCGACACACGCTGAGAACGGTACCCTAGAGGGAGTGATAGGCGTCGCAGTCGACGTGACCGAACGCGAGCAGTACCAGACAGCACTACAGGCAAACGAACAGGCACTCAGTGACCTGTATCGGCGTGGGTCACAGAGCGACTTATCGTCTCCCGAGCGGATAGAGGCGTTACTGGATGTCGGGCGAGAACGGCTGGGTCTCGGGTACGGGTTTCTGACACGGATCGACGACGGGACACAGCACATCGTGGAGGCCCTGGGCACGCACGAAGCGCTTCAAAGTGGGGCTTCGGCACCGCTCGAAGAAGCCTATTGCCGCAAAACGGTTGTCGCGGACGGGTTGGTCGGCGTCGAAAATGCACCGTCTGAAGGGTGGGAAGACGACCCGGCGTACCAGAGATTCGATCTCCACTGTTATCTCGGTGGGAAAATCGAGGTCGACGGCGAGGTGTACGGAACGGTCTGCTTCGCGGACTCCGAACCCCGAGACCAACCGTTCTCGCAGTTCGAGCGTACGTTCGTCGAATTACTCATCCAGTGGCTGGAGTTCGAGTTACAACACGAGCAACAGGAGGCGGTGCTGAGGACGGCACGCGACGAACTGTCCTCTGTGTTATCGACCTCGCCGCTGGCAATCGTCGAACTGGATACGGACGCGGCGGTCAAACGGTGGAATGACGCCGCGGAGACGATGTTCGGCGTGCCGGAATCCGAAGCCGTCGGCTCGACCTTTCCCGCAGTCCCGAGCTCGATGCGAGAGACGCTTACGGAACTGTTTGACCGCGTTCTCGCTGGAGAGACACTCACCGGGTACGAACTCTCACAGACACGTCCGGATGGCACAGTTCGTACCCTGGCCCTCAACGCGGCACCGATAGAAGCCACGAGCGGCACGTACAGTGGTGTCGTCGCGACGTTTGCAGATATCACGGCCCAGAAACGGTCAGAGAGCCGAATCGACGCCTTGCGACGGGCGACGCGGCAACTCCTGGCAGTTACGGACGAGACGGAGGTGGGGACCATCGCTGTTGAGACGGCTGCCGAGGCCCTCGGGTATCCAGTGTGTGCAATGTGGATCTACGACGATACCGACGACGTCCTGCGACCGCTGGCAGAAACCGACACAGCCCGGGAGGTAGTCGGACCAGCACCGACGGTACAGCGCGGTGAGGGACTGTTTTGGGAGGCGTTTACGACCGGCGAGATACAGCGACTGGATTCGTCAGCGGACCGCGCTGATATCTTCAACCCCGAAACGGAGCTGCACTCGGAAATCATCGTTCCGATCGGGAGGTACGGGGTGTTTGCCGTCTCCTCGACTGCGACAGATGCGTTCGGTGACAGCGACGTCGACCTCCTCGAGACGCTGTCAGACACGCTCACAGCCGCCTTGAACAGCGTCTCTGACCGCCGGTTGCTGAACCGGCGGCGCGAAGAACTCGAGCGCCAGAACGAACAACTCGACGAGTTCGCCAGCGTTGTAGCACACGACATTCGTGGCCCGTTGACGGCCGCACGGGGGTTCCTCGAACTCGCACTGGAAACGAACGACGAGCAGCTGTTCGAGCGGGTCGATCAGGCTCACGCTCGCATGGAGCAGTTCATCAACGATTTGCTGACTCTCGCGCGTCAGGGCAAATCGATATCCGACCCGGAACCGACTGATTTCCGAACCGTCGTCGAAGCGGCCGGGACGGCCGTCCCCAGTAGTGCGACCCTCGTTATCGAGGGAGACTTGCCAACCCGGCCCGGGGATGGGTCTCGTCTGGAACAGGTGTTCAGCAACCTCTTTCGAAACGCCGTTGAACATGGGGGCGCGGACGTCACTATCACCGTGGGGTCACTATCGGACGGGGCTGGGGTGTTCATCGAAAACGACGGGGAACCGATTCCACGGGCGAGACAGCCCCACATCTTCGGCTTCGGCTACACCGATAGTCCCACCGGAACCGGGGTCGGATTGGCTATCGTCTCGGAGATCGTCGAGGCCCACGGCTGGACGATATCCGTGACCGATGCCGAGGGTGGCGGTCCGCGGTTCGAGATCCTGTTCGGGGCCGACGGCATCCCGAACCCATTGGCGGAACCCGCCGAGTAG
- a CDS encoding universal stress protein, whose translation MYERILVPTDGSVGSAHVALQAIDIAETYGATVHVLHVVDESLRTLVGSLTDEAELEDRGREVVDRIAGMARAHSLDVETAILQGDPAQRIVSYADEIDADLIVSGTHGRSGVERRLIGSVAERLVRQARCPVMTVRLPETNVTVEDKDEAMDIARDALEREGIDATVSAAERQVSVWVVDAESDEDSYLIYVDPVTQRTSIIP comes from the coding sequence ATGTACGAACGGATCCTCGTTCCGACGGACGGTAGCGTCGGCTCGGCACACGTCGCCCTCCAGGCAATCGACATCGCTGAGACGTACGGCGCGACGGTTCACGTGCTGCACGTCGTCGACGAGAGCCTGCGGACGCTCGTCGGCAGTCTCACCGACGAGGCGGAACTCGAAGACCGCGGGCGGGAGGTGGTCGACCGCATCGCTGGGATGGCTCGTGCCCATAGTCTCGACGTAGAGACGGCCATTCTGCAGGGCGACCCGGCACAGCGCATCGTCTCCTATGCCGACGAGATCGACGCCGACCTGATCGTCTCGGGGACCCACGGTCGTTCCGGCGTCGAGCGGCGCCTCATCGGGAGTGTCGCCGAACGCCTGGTCCGGCAGGCCCGCTGTCCCGTCATGACCGTCAGACTCCCGGAGACCAACGTGACCGTCGAAGACAAAGACGAGGCGATGGACATCGCTCGCGACGCCCTCGAGCGTGAGGGGATCGATGCGACCGTCTCGGCCGCCGAACGGCAGGTGAGCGTGTGGGTCGTCGACGCCGAGAGCGACGAGGACTCGTATTTGATTTACGTCGACCCCGTTACCCAGCGGACGAGCATCATCCCGTGA
- a CDS encoding DUF7521 family protein yields MVVFGLDSPISVLAGIAATASAVIGVYIGYQAYRGLRRNDDPSMRWLSVGMILLFGLTYLLAVAGQGLIAFRVVPIHLQSVFRLLVRVTQVVGLGCIAYSLRVATTT; encoded by the coding sequence ATGGTCGTGTTCGGTCTGGATTCGCCGATCAGTGTCCTCGCCGGAATCGCCGCGACCGCGTCGGCCGTGATCGGGGTCTACATCGGTTATCAAGCGTATCGTGGACTGCGACGCAACGACGACCCATCGATGCGGTGGCTCTCCGTGGGTATGATCCTCCTCTTTGGATTGACATACCTGCTCGCCGTCGCCGGACAGGGACTTATCGCGTTCCGGGTCGTTCCGATCCACCTACAGAGCGTGTTTCGCCTGCTGGTACGCGTGACACAGGTAGTCGGATTGGGGTGCATCGCGTACTCACTGCGGGTCGCGACGACGACCTGA
- the ddh gene encoding D-2-hydroxyacid dehydrogenase — translation MALERLGIHPTVSTVFPPAVLRDELADSPIETVVLEDTPDSITGCDAIVTFAHREAFFDVDWVHSIQAGVDRFPEDRFDAAGVVLTNSTGIHGDAIGETVASYVLAFARRLHEHVAHQQAREWSQPDWDDGWTVAGERACVVGLGGLGRGIVDRLTGLDLDVTGVRRTPTPEPGVDRTYTPSDLETAVADARFVVLAVPLTDETEQLVDGAILDAMAEDAYLINVARGGVIDQDALRDALDAGSIAGAALDVFETEPLPESSPLWAIDEVIVSPHCGAFTRDYGRHVAAIVRESVRRFRDGRSPVNRVV, via the coding sequence ATGGCTCTCGAACGACTCGGCATCCACCCGACTGTATCGACGGTCTTTCCACCGGCGGTATTGCGCGACGAACTGGCCGATAGCCCGATCGAGACGGTCGTCCTCGAGGACACGCCCGACTCGATTACGGGTTGTGACGCCATCGTCACCTTCGCCCATCGGGAGGCGTTTTTCGATGTCGATTGGGTCCACTCGATACAGGCCGGCGTCGATCGGTTTCCGGAGGATCGGTTCGACGCTGCGGGCGTCGTGCTGACCAACAGCACCGGGATCCACGGTGATGCGATCGGGGAGACGGTCGCGAGTTACGTCCTCGCGTTCGCTCGGCGACTGCACGAACACGTCGCCCATCAGCAGGCCCGCGAGTGGTCCCAACCAGACTGGGACGACGGCTGGACCGTCGCCGGCGAGCGTGCCTGTGTCGTCGGACTCGGTGGTCTCGGGCGCGGGATCGTCGACAGACTGACCGGTCTCGACCTCGATGTGACGGGCGTCCGGCGGACACCGACACCCGAACCCGGAGTCGACCGGACGTACACCCCCAGCGATCTGGAGACGGCCGTCGCCGATGCCCGGTTCGTCGTGCTGGCGGTTCCGTTGACCGACGAGACCGAACAGCTCGTCGACGGGGCGATTCTGGACGCCATGGCGGAGGACGCATATCTGATCAACGTCGCTCGCGGTGGCGTCATCGACCAGGATGCGCTGCGCGATGCGCTCGACGCAGGTTCGATCGCCGGTGCAGCGCTGGACGTCTTCGAGACCGAACCCCTGCCGGAGTCCTCACCGCTGTGGGCGATAGACGAGGTGATCGTCTCGCCCCACTGCGGGGCGTTCACCCGCGACTACGGGCGACACGTCGCTGCCATCGTTCGCGAGAGTGTCCGACGGTTCCGCGACGGGCGATCCCCCGTCAACAGAGTCGTGTAA
- a CDS encoding substrate-binding domain-containing protein: MRRRKYVQMLGVGGSLSVAGCAGTRLPATDADRPVKTLTLATATTAHDSGLLGALTPEFEASFGATLKTVVRGTGAALRTARDGDCDVVLVHARPLENEFIRAGHGINRRRLMVNDFMIVGPSDDPAGVTERSPTGAFRAIAEAEVPFLSRGDRSGTHLRERQVWAETGITPSGAWYRETGQGMGSTLVTAEQIGAYTLSDRGTFLNVSSDGPLAAHVAGGLADPPPLLRNDYAVIPVNPARHESAYPLAMGFAGYLTGPGQAAIAEFEVNGMQAFRPTALSPRPNFGQYVPTGWPGERR; this comes from the coding sequence GTGCGTCGACGGAAATACGTCCAGATGCTCGGTGTGGGCGGGTCGCTATCGGTCGCCGGCTGCGCCGGGACTCGTCTGCCCGCTACCGACGCCGACCGACCGGTGAAGACGCTAACGCTCGCAACCGCCACCACCGCCCACGATAGTGGACTTCTGGGGGCACTGACGCCCGAGTTCGAAGCGTCGTTCGGCGCGACGCTGAAGACAGTCGTCCGGGGCACGGGGGCCGCGCTCCGAACGGCCCGGGACGGCGACTGTGATGTCGTCCTCGTCCACGCCCGGCCGCTGGAAAACGAGTTCATCCGCGCCGGACACGGAATCAACCGGCGGCGTCTCATGGTCAACGATTTCATGATCGTCGGCCCGTCCGACGATCCGGCGGGCGTGACCGAGCGCTCTCCGACCGGGGCCTTTCGCGCGATTGCCGAAGCGGAGGTTCCGTTTCTGTCACGGGGTGATCGCTCGGGGACGCACCTCCGAGAACGCCAGGTGTGGGCGGAGACCGGTATCACTCCGTCGGGGGCGTGGTACCGTGAGACCGGTCAGGGTATGGGGAGTACACTGGTCACCGCTGAACAGATCGGGGCGTACACGTTGAGCGACCGGGGGACGTTTCTCAACGTGAGCAGTGACGGACCACTCGCGGCACACGTCGCCGGTGGACTCGCGGATCCACCGCCGCTGCTTCGCAACGACTACGCGGTCATCCCGGTGAACCCCGCCAGACACGAGAGCGCATATCCCCTCGCCATGGGATTCGCGGGGTATCTGACCGGCCCCGGGCAAGCAGCCATCGCGGAGTTCGAGGTGAATGGCATGCAGGCGTTTCGTCCCACAGCACTGTCGCCACGGCCGAACTTCGGCCAGTACGTGCCAACCGGTTGGCCCGGGGAGAGACGCTGA